From the Oxalobacter vibrioformis genome, the window TCCGGTGAAAGCTGATACAACTGTCTGCGGGTTTCCCGCAGCCTTTCACATGCCTCCGGTGTTTTCGGAGGAAAAAACTCAATACTGAAATGATGAGATGACATTTAATTTTTCAATAATAAAGTAGACAATGCCCATGAAATAATGCTGTACAACAGGGCCCCGCCAACAGCAGACCAGAAGCCCGCCACCTGGAACCCTGTCACCAGGCTGGATACCAGCCAGAACATCAGTCCATTGATGACAAAAATAAAGAGGCCCAGCGTCAGGAGCGTCACCGGCAATGTCAGCAACACCAGAACCGGCCTGATCAGTGCATTGATCAAACCCAGAATCAGCGCCGCCAAAAGTGCGGTACCAAAACTGCTGATGGTAACGGACGACATAAGATAAGGCAGCGCAAAAAGCGCTACCGTATTAATCAGCCAGACAATGACCCAGCGCATAACGGCTCCTTATAAACATCCACCAGCCTGTCCTTATCCTTCCGGACAGGCTGTGCATGGCCGAAAACCATCAATAGCGGTAATGATCCGGCTTGTATGGTCCTTCTTTCTTCACACCAATATAGGCTGCCTGCTCGTCCGTCAGTTCTGTCAGTTGGGAATTCAGTTTTTTCAGCTGCAACAGTGCCACTTTTTCATCCAGATGCTTGGGCAACGTGTAGACCCCTACCGGATACGCACCCGTATTGGTAAAGAGTTCGATCTGTGCAATGGTCTGGTTCGCAAAAGAAGAACTCATCACATAGGAAGGATGCCCGGTTCCACAGCCCAGATTAACCAAGCGTCCTTCTGCCAGCAAAATGATCCGGTGAGCATCGGGGAAAATCACATGGTCCACCTGGGGCTTGATGTTCTCCCACTGGCATTTCTCCTTTAAGCCAGCCACATCGATCTCATTGTCAAAATGACCGATATTGCAGACAATCGCCTGATCCTTCATGCGCAGCATGTGGTCATAAGTGATCACGTGATAATTCCCTGTCGCTGTCACAAAAATATCGCCATGCTCGGCAGCATAGTCCATTGTCACCACACGGTAACCTTCCATGGCTGCCTGAAGGGCGCAAATCGGATCAATCTCCGTCACCCATACCTGGGCGGAAAGGGCACGCAGAGCCTGTGCAGAACCTTTACCCAC encodes:
- a CDS encoding phage holin family protein, whose protein sequence is MRWVIVWLINTVALFALPYLMSSVTISSFGTALLAALILGLINALIRPVLVLLTLPVTLLTLGLFIFVINGLMFWLVSSLVTGFQVAGFWSAVGGALLYSIISWALSTLLLKN